In a single window of the Drosophila albomicans strain 15112-1751.03 chromosome 3, ASM965048v2, whole genome shotgun sequence genome:
- the LOC117568386 gene encoding daisho1, with translation MQFFKAAAVLLAMFAAFASAEPAPQPGTVLVQTDNVQYIRTG, from the exons ATGCAATTCTTCAAAGCTGCTGCCGTTCTTCTGGCCATGTTTGCTGCCTTCGCCAGCGCAGAGCCCGCTCCACAAC CTGGCACTGTTCTGGTTCAGACTGACAATGTTCAATACATCCGCACCGGCTAA
- the LOC117568383 gene encoding inositol-pentakisphosphate 2-kinase isoform X1, with the protein MTAIEATTTRTTTAAAAAKTLNSLLQLPAQMELSQIELIYRAEGNANLVLALPQFKKVLRLPKMISNRQQSHNVDSQDSCQSRPEKQPNVSDPTKAGVLTMPDFMAYIEIMRRLLGNEFVCEPDIVAIPKQSDRFWINEHIRAHRPVARLDKEFVGPFGLMLPDVTQLPATFDVLLANLQAKDMNTDMNADICNESNEFSTRAASSSSSKRSADDGGGGGGTEGISRLGDTYAIEIKPKQGWLQLASDVSDLFDLMPTGAKTMDTTSDVATSCNRTNLLASGGERLTELTPDKCRCRYCSMQHLKLQTGKIKRLGEYCPMELFSGTPGRMVNALNALFACPQNNLRVFQRGNLIYGDHANSISCDELHTRVFPGEIMALIKHLLVACLLREYGNNTNEMDQQQQQQQPEEGGAAVGCGMKTKATETTTESGATNVDAAVATAWHEHETETRGQQQLAGIVEFVKAVAAGQPQQEQQQQQQQRRCSTRAAAEKATQRYTKRSRTATSTATTTSTAATCCESTTRLSTNVAMAATRTETETLPTATSPPTTTTMMMATPTPNPNKTRAQINKAEIFHLPKNCVLQKILHLQLLVKRHFHYMWQTGQAQHATPSYAALRALLSRCQQEPALALALDNVDQLAAEEAYMLGATALDCSIMLTFQEIRCQPRHNSLLQPWLVTLQGRQFLTKLSVLDLDPKPDSHFHKFVKQMREIEKCCRALN; encoded by the exons ATGACAGCAAtcgaggcaacaacaacaagaacaacaacagcagcagctgcagctaagACTCTCAActcgctgctgcagttgccgGCGCAGATGGAGCTGAGCCAAATAGAGTTGATCTATCGGGCGGAGGGTAATGCAAATTTGGTGCTGGCGTTGCcgcaatttaaaaaagttttacgTTTGCCAAAAATGATATCCAACCGTCAGCAGAGCCACAACGTCGACTCCCAGGACAGTTGCCAGTCGAGGCCGGAAAAACAGCCCAACGTTTCCGACCCAACTAAAG CTGGCGTCTTGACAATGCCGGATTTTATGGCTTATATCGAGATAATGCGCCGTCTATTAGGAAATGAGTTTGTCTGCGAACCGGATATTGTTGCCATACCCAAGCAAAGCGATAGATTCTGGATAAACGAGCACATACGCGCCCACAGGCCGG TTGCGCGCCTGGATAAGGAATTTGTGGGGCCATTCGGTCTGATGTTGCCAGATGTGACCCAATTGCCTGCCACATTCGATGTTTTACTTGCCAATTTGCAG GCAAAGGACATGAACACGGACATGAATGCCGACATCTGCAACGAGTCCAACGAGTTCAGCACCCGCGCAGCCAGCTCGAGTTCCAGCAAACGGAGTGCGGATGATGGAGGGGGAGGTGGAGGGACGGAGGGAATCAGCCGTCTGGGCGATACATATGCCATCGAAATAAAACCGAAACAAGGCTGGCTGCAGTTGGCAAGTGATGTCAgcgatttatttgatttaatgccAACGGGCGCAAAGACAATGGACACGACCTCCGACGTTGCGACGAGCTGCAATCGGACCAACTTGCTGGCATCGGGTGGAGAACGGTTAACAGAGTTAACCCCAGACAAGTGCAGGTGTCGCTATTGCAGCATGCAGCACCTAAAG TTGCAAACTGGCAAAATCAAACGATTGGGAGAATATTGTCCAATGGAGCTATTTTCTGG tacaCCCGGTCGCATGGTCAATGCCTTGAATGCACTTTTCGCCTGCCCGCAAAATAATTTACGTGTATTTCAGCGcggcaatttaatttatggcgATCACGCGAATTCGATTTCCTGTGATGAGCTGCACACTCGCGTTTTTCCTGG TGAAATTATGGCGCTTATAAAACATTTGCTGGTCGCCTGCCTGCTCAGGGAATACGGCAACAACACGAATGAGAtggatcaacaacaacaacaacagcaaccagaaGAAGGAGGTGCTGCAGTTGGGTGTGGCATGaagacaaaagcaacagaaacTACTACAGAAAGTGGCGCGACtaatgttgatgctgctgttgccactgcgTGGCACGAACATGAGACGGAGACGCGgggacaacaacagctggcaGGAATAGTTGAGTTTGTcaaagctgttgctgctggtcagccacagcaagagcaacagcagcagcagcagcaacggcgaTGCTCGACAAGAGCAGCTGCTGAAAAAGCGACCCAAAGGTACACAAAGCGTAGCcgaacagcaacatcaacagcaacaacaacatcgacagcagcaacgtGCTGTGAAAGCACAACCAGGTTGTCAACGAATgtggcaatggcagcaactcgaacggaaacggaaacacTGCCAACTGCGACATCGCCaccaacgacgacaacgatgatgatggcgactccgactccgaatCCGAATAAAACTCGAGCACAGATCAACAAAGCGGAAATATTTCACTTACCAAAAAATTGTGTGCTGCaaaaaattttgcatttacaatTGCTGGTAAAG AGGCATTTTCATTACATGTGGCAAACGGGGCAGGCTCAACATGCCACGCCCAGCTATGCGGCATTGCGAGCGCTGCTTAGTCGCTGTCAGCAGGAGccggctttggctttggctttagaTAATGTGGATCAGCTGGCGGCAGAGGAGGCTTACATGTTGGGCGCCACGGCGCTTGACTGCTCCATAATGTTGACATTTCAGGAAATTCGCTGCCAGCCCAGGCACAACag cTTATTGCAGCCTTGGCTCGTCACGCTGCAGGGACGTCAATTTCTCACCAAGCTGAGTGTGCTGGATCTCGATCCCAAACCGGATAGTCACTTTCACAAGTTCGTAAAGCAGATGCGGGAAATTGAAAAGTGCTGCCgagcattaaattaa
- the LOC117568383 gene encoding inositol-pentakisphosphate 2-kinase isoform X2 — MNTDMNADICNESNEFSTRAASSSSSKRSADDGGGGGGTEGISRLGDTYAIEIKPKQGWLQLASDVSDLFDLMPTGAKTMDTTSDVATSCNRTNLLASGGERLTELTPDKCRCRYCSMQHLKLQTGKIKRLGEYCPMELFSGTPGRMVNALNALFACPQNNLRVFQRGNLIYGDHANSISCDELHTRVFPGEIMALIKHLLVACLLREYGNNTNEMDQQQQQQQPEEGGAAVGCGMKTKATETTTESGATNVDAAVATAWHEHETETRGQQQLAGIVEFVKAVAAGQPQQEQQQQQQQRRCSTRAAAEKATQRYTKRSRTATSTATTTSTAATCCESTTRLSTNVAMAATRTETETLPTATSPPTTTTMMMATPTPNPNKTRAQINKAEIFHLPKNCVLQKILHLQLLVKRHFHYMWQTGQAQHATPSYAALRALLSRCQQEPALALALDNVDQLAAEEAYMLGATALDCSIMLTFQEIRCQPRHNSLLQPWLVTLQGRQFLTKLSVLDLDPKPDSHFHKFVKQMREIEKCCRALN; from the exons ATGAACACGGACATGAATGCCGACATCTGCAACGAGTCCAACGAGTTCAGCACCCGCGCAGCCAGCTCGAGTTCCAGCAAACGGAGTGCGGATGATGGAGGGGGAGGTGGAGGGACGGAGGGAATCAGCCGTCTGGGCGATACATATGCCATCGAAATAAAACCGAAACAAGGCTGGCTGCAGTTGGCAAGTGATGTCAgcgatttatttgatttaatgccAACGGGCGCAAAGACAATGGACACGACCTCCGACGTTGCGACGAGCTGCAATCGGACCAACTTGCTGGCATCGGGTGGAGAACGGTTAACAGAGTTAACCCCAGACAAGTGCAGGTGTCGCTATTGCAGCATGCAGCACCTAAAG TTGCAAACTGGCAAAATCAAACGATTGGGAGAATATTGTCCAATGGAGCTATTTTCTGG tacaCCCGGTCGCATGGTCAATGCCTTGAATGCACTTTTCGCCTGCCCGCAAAATAATTTACGTGTATTTCAGCGcggcaatttaatttatggcgATCACGCGAATTCGATTTCCTGTGATGAGCTGCACACTCGCGTTTTTCCTGG TGAAATTATGGCGCTTATAAAACATTTGCTGGTCGCCTGCCTGCTCAGGGAATACGGCAACAACACGAATGAGAtggatcaacaacaacaacaacagcaaccagaaGAAGGAGGTGCTGCAGTTGGGTGTGGCATGaagacaaaagcaacagaaacTACTACAGAAAGTGGCGCGACtaatgttgatgctgctgttgccactgcgTGGCACGAACATGAGACGGAGACGCGgggacaacaacagctggcaGGAATAGTTGAGTTTGTcaaagctgttgctgctggtcagccacagcaagagcaacagcagcagcagcagcaacggcgaTGCTCGACAAGAGCAGCTGCTGAAAAAGCGACCCAAAGGTACACAAAGCGTAGCcgaacagcaacatcaacagcaacaacaacatcgacagcagcaacgtGCTGTGAAAGCACAACCAGGTTGTCAACGAATgtggcaatggcagcaactcgaacggaaacggaaacacTGCCAACTGCGACATCGCCaccaacgacgacaacgatgatgatggcgactccgactccgaatCCGAATAAAACTCGAGCACAGATCAACAAAGCGGAAATATTTCACTTACCAAAAAATTGTGTGCTGCaaaaaattttgcatttacaatTGCTGGTAAAG AGGCATTTTCATTACATGTGGCAAACGGGGCAGGCTCAACATGCCACGCCCAGCTATGCGGCATTGCGAGCGCTGCTTAGTCGCTGTCAGCAGGAGccggctttggctttggctttagaTAATGTGGATCAGCTGGCGGCAGAGGAGGCTTACATGTTGGGCGCCACGGCGCTTGACTGCTCCATAATGTTGACATTTCAGGAAATTCGCTGCCAGCCCAGGCACAACag cTTATTGCAGCCTTGGCTCGTCACGCTGCAGGGACGTCAATTTCTCACCAAGCTGAGTGTGCTGGATCTCGATCCCAAACCGGATAGTCACTTTCACAAGTTCGTAAAGCAGATGCGGGAAATTGAAAAGTGCTGCCgagcattaaattaa
- the LOC117568385 gene encoding daisho2 — MNCLKICGFVFALIAALSSADAATQVLHAGGHTLIQTDNSQYIRKN, encoded by the exons ATGAACTGCCTGAAGATCTGTGGCTTTGTCTTTGCGCTGATTGCAGCTCTGTCTAGTGCTGACGCtg CTACACAAGTGCTACATGCTGGTGGCCATACGTTGATACAGACAGATAATTCACAATACATTCGCAAGAACTAA
- the LOC117566562 gene encoding carbonic anhydrase 1 yields MSPMILLMDYAYESNCIMLLLSFFMSLALILNLKSASILLMDFYPSSVNDFLPSPINIDRRLVLAVGRGTPLMWRNYDAMPPAIMLLNNGSTVVMRISCAPQCKPHLRGSLLNDNYYFVEASFKWGGSEHTISSRRFALELQVLHAKNAATPPFEYVTISYLFVITQCKNESMQQITENLDALINAGSVIEVPPFDLCSLFWPFENDYYSYSGTYHNGTTTLSTQWLICASIFNISAPQVAQFGKLCNRDGCRIAGNSRALVPLDNRQVLLN; encoded by the coding sequence ATGTCGCCTATGATCCTGCTCATGGATTATGCCTACGAATCGAATTGCATAATGCTTCTGCTTAGCTTTTTCATGTCCCTGGCTCTCATACTGAACCTCAAGTCCGCCAGCATATTGTTAATGGACTTCTATCCGAGCAGTGTGAATGATTTTCTCCCGTCGCCCATCAACATCGATCGCCGTCTGGTCTTGGCAGTGGGTCGCGGGACACCGCTGATGTGGCGCAATTACGATGCAATGCCGCCGGCCATTATGCTGCTGAACAATGGCAGCACCGTGGTGATGCGCATCTCGTGCGCTCCACAGTGCAAACCACATCTTCGCGGTTCTCTATTGAAtgacaattattattttgtggaGGCCTCATTCAAATGGGGCGGCTCGGAGCATACAATTAGCTCACGGCGCTTTGCACTCGAGTTGCAAGTGCTGCATGCCAAAAATGCAGCCACGCCGCCATTTGAATATGTGACAatctcatatttatttgtcatcACCCAGTGCAAGAATGAGTCCATGCAGCAAATTACCGAGAATCTGGATGCGCTTATCAACGCGGGTTCGGTTATCGAGGTGCCGCCATTTGATCTCTGCTCGCTGTTTTGGCCATTCGAGAATGACTACTACAGCTACAGTGGCACCTATCACAATGGCACCACCACACTGTCCACCCAGTGGCTAATCTGTGCGTCCATCTTTAATATAAGTGCCCCGCAAGTGGCGCAATTTGGCAAGCTCTGTAATCGCGATGGTTGTCGCATTGCTGGAAACTCACGTGCTCTGGTGCCGCTGGACAATCGACAAGttctattaaattaa